Proteins encoded together in one Urocitellus parryii isolate mUroPar1 chromosome 3, mUroPar1.hap1, whole genome shotgun sequence window:
- the Pnpla6 gene encoding patatin-like phospholipase domain-containing protein 6 isoform X9: protein MRCAASAIRPTGAGRDDRGRSGGAGHGRAHPPGETPAPEGPRYRFRKRDKVLFYGRKIMRKVSQSTSSLVDASVSTTSRPRMKKKLKMLNIAKKILRIQKETPTLQRKEPPPAVLEADLTEGDLANSHLPSEVLYMLKNVRVLGHFEKPLFLELCRHMVFQRLSQGDYVFRPGQPDASIYVVQDGLLELCLPGPDGKECVVKEVVPGDSVNSLLSILDVITGHQHPQRTVSARAARDSTVLRLPVEAFSAVFTKYPESLVRVVQIIMVRLQRVTFLALHNYLGLTNELFSHEIQPLRLFPSPGLPSRTSPVRGSKRMISTSATEEPRETPGRPPDPTGSSLPGPIGDPTKPTSLEAPPAPLLSRCISMPVDISGLQGGPRSDFDMAYERGRISVSLQEEASGGPQAAPARTPTQEPREQPAGACEYSYCEDESASGGCPFGPYQGRQTSSIFEAAKRELAKLMRIEDPSLLNSRVLLHHAKAGTVIARQGDQDVSLHFILWGCLHVYQRMIDKAEDVCLFVAQPGELVGQLAVLTGEPLIFTLRAQRDCTFLRISKSDFYEIMRAQPSVVLSAAHTVAARMSPFVRQMDFAIDWTAVEAGRALYRQGDRSDCTYIVLNGRLRSVIQRGSGKKELVGEYGRGDLIGVVEALTRQPRATTVHAVRDTELAKLPEGTLGHIKRRYPQVVTRLIHLLSQKILGNLQQLQGPFPGSGLGVPPHSELTNPASNLSTVAVLPVCAEVPMMAFTLELQHALQAIGPTLLLNSDIIRARLGASALDSIQEFRLSGWLAQQEDAHRIVLYQTDASLTPWTVRCLRQADCILIVGLGDQEPTLGQLEQMLENTAVRALKQLVLLHREEGSGPTRTVEWLNMRSWCSGHLHLRCPRRLFSRRSPAKLHELYEKVFSKRANRHSDFSRLARVLTGNTIALVLGGGGARGCSHIGVLKALEEAGVPVDLVGGTSIGSFIGALYAEERSASRTKQRAREWAKSMTSVLEPMLDLTYPVTSMFTGSAFNRSIHRVFQDKQIEDLWLPYFNVTTDITASAMRVHKDGSLWRYVRASMTLSGYLPPLCDPKDGHLLMDGGYINNLPADIARSMGAKTVIAIDVGSQDETDLSTYGDSLSGWWLLWKRLNPWADKVKVPDMAEIQSRLAYVSCVRQLEVVKSSSYCEYLRPPIDCFKTMDFGKFDQIYDVGYQYGKAVFGGWSRGDVIEKMLTDRRSTDLNESRRADVLAFPSSGFTDLAEIVSRIEPPTSYVSDGCADGEESDCLTEYEEDAGPDCSRDEGGSPEGASPSTASASEMEEEKTVLRHRRFLPQEPPSSAADT from the exons ATGCGGTGCGCAGCCAGTGCCATTCGTCCCACAGGTGCTGGGCGTGATGATCGGGGCCGGAGTGGCGGTGCTGGTCACGGCCGTGCTCATCCTCCTGGTG AGACCCCAGCCCCCGAAGGCCCCCGGTATCGGTTCCGGAAGAGGGACAAAGTGCTTTTCTATGGCCGGAAGATTATGCGGAAG GTGTCACAATCCACTTCCTCCCTGGTGGACGCCTCTGTCTCCACCACTTCCCGTCCCCGTATGAAGAAGAAACTTAAGATGCTCAACATTGCCAAGAA GATCCTGCGTATCCAGAAAGAGACACCAACACTTCAGCGGAAGGAGCCCCCGCCCGCAGTGCTGGAGGCTGACCTGACTGAGGGTGACCTGGCCAACTCCCACCTGCCCTCCGAGGTGCTATACATGCTCAAGAATGTCCG GGTGCTGGGCCACTTTGAGAAGCCACTCTTCCTGGAGCTGTGCCGGCACATGGTCTTCCAGCGGCTCAGCCAGGGCGACTATGTCTTCCGGCCAGGCCAGCCGGATGCCAGCATCTACGTGGTGCAGGATGGGCTGCTGGAGCTCTGCCTGCCAGGGCCT GATGGGAAGGAGTGCGTCGTGAAGGAAGTGGTCCCTGGAGACAGTGTCAACAGCCTCCTGAGCATCCTGGATGTCATCACT GGTCACCAGCATCCCCAGCGGACCGTGTCTGCCCGGGCAGCCCGTGACTCCACCGTGCTTCGGCTGCCTGTGGAGGCCTTCTCTGCCGTCTTCACCAAGTACCCCGAGAGCTTGGTGCGGGTGGTGCAG ATCATCATGGTAAGACTGCAGAGAGTCACCTTCCTGGCGCTTCACAACTACCTGGGTCTGACCAATGAGCTCTTCAGTCAT GAGATCCAGCCCTTACGCCTGTTCCCTAGCCCTGGCCTCCCAAGCCGCACCAGCCCAGTGCGTGGCTCCAAGAGGATGATCAGCACATCAGCTACCGAGGAGCCCCGGGAGACCCCTGGCCGGCCGCCTGACCCCACTGGGTCCTCACTGCCTGGACCTATAG GGGACCCCACGAAGCCCACATCCTTGGAagcacccccagcccctctgctgagTCGCTGCATCTCCATGCCAGTGGACATCTCAG GCTTGCAGGGCGGCCCCCGCTCTGACTTCGACATGGCATATGAACGTGGCCGGATCTCTGTGTCCCTGCAAGAAGAGGCCTCTGGGGGGCCCCAGGCAGCCCCTGCTCGG ACCCCAACTCAGGAGCCCCGGGAGCAGCCGGCGGGCGCCTGTGAGTACAGCTACTGTGAGGACGAGTCAGCCAGCGGTGGCTGCCCCTTCGGGCCCTACCAGGGCCGCCAGACAAGCAGCATCTTTGAAGCGGCAAAGCGGGAACTGGCCAAGCTGATGAGGATTGAG gaCCCCTCCCTCCTCAATAGCCGAGTTTTGCTGCATCACGCCAAAGCTGGCACCGTCATTGCCCGCCAGGGGGACCAG GATGTGAGCCTGCACTTCATTCTTTGGGGCTGCCTGCATGTGTACCAGCGCATGATCGACAAGGCGGAGGACGTGTGTCTGTTCGTGGCACAGCCAGGGGAGCTGGTGGGGCAGCTGGCGGTGCTCACCGGGGAACCCCTCATCTTCACACTGCGTGCCCAGCGAGACTGCACCTTCCTGCGCATCTCCAAGTCCGACTTTTATGA GATCATGCGTGCACAGCCCAGTGTGGTGCTGAGCGCTGCGCACACGGTGGCCGCGAGGATGTCGCCCTTTGTGCGCCAGATGGACTTTGCCATAGACTGGACGGCGGTGGAGGCCGGACGAGCGTTGTACAG GCAGGGTGACCGCTCTGACTGCACCTACATAGTGCTCAATGGGCGGCTGCGCAGCGTCATCCAGCGTGGCAGCGGCAAGAAGGAGCTGGTGGGGGAGTATGGCCGTGGGGACCTCATCGGAGTG GTTGAGGCGCTGACCCGGCAGCCGCGAGCCACGACGGTGCACGCAGTGCGCGACACAGAGCTGGCCAAGCTCCCAGAGGGCACCTTGGGCCACATCAAACGTCGGTACCCGCAG GTTGTGACTCGCCTTATCCACCTGTTAAGCCAGAAAATTCTAGGGAATTTGCAGCAGCTGCAAGGACCCTTCCCAG GCTCCGGGCTGGGTGTCCCCCCACACTCGGAACTCACCAACCCAGCCAGCAACCTGTCTACGGTGGCCGTCCTGCCTGTGTGTGCTGAGGTGCCCATGATGGCCTTCACACTGGAGCTCCAGCACGCTCTGCAAGCCATTG GTCCCACACTCCTCCTCAACAGTGACATCATCCGGGCACGCCTGGGAGCCTCTGCGCTGGATAG CATCCAAGAGTTCCGCCTGTCAGGGTGGCTGGCGCAGCAGGAGGATGCGCACCGCATAGTGCTCTACCAGACAGACGCTTCACTGACGCCCTGGACCGTGCGCTGCCTGCGTCAGGCTGACTGTATTCTCATTGTGGGCCTGGGCGACCAGGAGCCCACTCTCGGCCAG CTGGAACAGATGCTCGAGAACACCGCAGTGCGCGCCCTCAAGCAGCTTGTGCTGCTGCACCGTGAGGAGGGCTCCGGCCCCACGCGCACCGTGGAGTGGCTCAACATGCGCAGCTGGTGCTCGGGGCACCTGCATCTGCGCTGTCCACGCCGACTCTTCTCCCGCCGCAGCCCTGCCAAGCTG CATGAGCTCTATGAGAAGGTTTTCTCCAAGCGCGCAAACCGGCACAGCGACTTCTCCCGCTTGGCGCGGGTGCTCACAGGAAACACCATTGCCCTGGTATTGGGCGGGGGTGGAGCCAG AGGCTGCTCACATATTGGGGTGCTGAAGGCACTAGAGGAGGCAGGAGTACCAGTTGACCTGGTGGGTGGCACATCCATCGGCTCCTTCATTGGGGCTCTGTACGCAGAGGAGCGCAGTGCCAGCCGCACTAAGCAACGAGCCCGGGAATGGGCCAAG AGCATGACTTCGGTGCTGGAGCCCATGTTGGACCTCACATACCCTGTCACCTCCATGTTCACCGGTTCAGCCTTTAACCGCAGCATCCACCGTgtcttccaagataagcagatTGAG GACCTGTGGCTGCCGTACTTCAACGTGACCACAGACATCACAGCCTCAGCCATGCGTGTCCACAAAGATG GCTCCCTGTGGCGGTATGTGCGTGCCAGCATGACGCTCTCAGGCTACCTGCCCCCGCTGTGCGACCCGAAGGATGGGCACCTGCTCATGGACGGCGGCTACATCAACAACCTGCCAG CGGACATCGCCCGCAGCATGGGTGCCAAAACAGTCATCGCCATCGACGTGGGGAGCCAGGACGAGACAGACCTCAGTACCTATGGGGATAGCCTGTCTGGCTGGTGGCTGCTATGGAAGCGGCTGAACCCCTGGGCAGACAAGGTGAAGGTTCCAGACATGGCAGAGATCCAGTCCCGCCTGGCGTATGTGTCCTGTGTGCGGCAGCTTGAGGTCGTCAAGTCCAGCTCCTACTGCGAGTACCTGCGCCCACCCATTGACTGCTTCAAGACCATGGACTTCGGGAAGTTCGACCAGATCTAT GATGTGGGCTACCAGTACGGGAAGGCCGTGTTTGGAGGCTGGAGCCGGGGCGATGTCATCGAGAAGATGCTGACAGACCGGCGCTCTACAGACCTCAACGAGAGCCGCCGTGCCGAC GTGCTCGCCTTCCCAAGCTCTGGCTTCACTGACTTGGCGGAGATCGTGTCGCGGATTGAGCCCCCCACCAGCTACGTCTCCGACGGCTGTGCTGACG GGGAGGAGTCGGACTGCCTGACGGAGTACGAGGAGGACGCGGGACCCGACTGCTCGAGGGACGAAGGCGGCTCCCCCGAGGGCGCGAGCCCCAGCACGGCCTCAGCCTCGGAGATG gaggaggagaagacagTCCTCCGGCACCGGCGCTTCCTGCCCCAGGAGCCTCCCAGCTCAGCTGCAGACACTTGA
- the Pnpla6 gene encoding patatin-like phospholipase domain-containing protein 6 isoform X4, producing MGTPSHGLNTTSSGAEAKWDETRDVLAPSEEGPAGRICGAQPVPFVPQVLGVMIGAGVAVLVTAVLILLVVRRLRVPKTPAPEGPRYRFRKRDKVLFYGRKIMRKVSQSTSSLVDASVSTTSRPRMKKKLKMLNIAKKILRIQKETPTLQRKEPPPAVLEADLTEGDLANSHLPSEVLYMLKNVRVLGHFEKPLFLELCRHMVFQRLSQGDYVFRPGQPDASIYVVQDGLLELCLPGPDGKECVVKEVVPGDSVNSLLSILDVITGHQHPQRTVSARAARDSTVLRLPVEAFSAVFTKYPESLVRVVQIIMVRLQRVTFLALHNYLGLTNELFSHEIQPLRLFPSPGLPSRTSPVRGSKRMISTSATEEPRETPGRPPDPTGSSLPGPIGDPTKPTSLEAPPAPLLSRCISMPVDISGLQGGPRSDFDMAYERGRISVSLQEEASGGPQAAPARTPTQEPREQPAGACEYSYCEDESASGGCPFGPYQGRQTSSIFEAAKRELAKLMRIEDPSLLNSRVLLHHAKAGTVIARQGDQDVSLHFILWGCLHVYQRMIDKAEDVCLFVAQPGELVGQLAVLTGEPLIFTLRAQRDCTFLRISKSDFYEIMRAQPSVVLSAAHTVAARMSPFVRQMDFAIDWTAVEAGRALYRQGDRSDCTYIVLNGRLRSVIQRGSGKKELVGEYGRGDLIGVVEALTRQPRATTVHAVRDTELAKLPEGTLGHIKRRYPQVVTRLIHLLSQKILGNLQQLQGPFPGSGLGVPPHSELTNPASNLSTVAVLPVCAEVPMMAFTLELQHALQAIGPTLLLNSDIIRARLGASALDSIQEFRLSGWLAQQEDAHRIVLYQTDASLTPWTVRCLRQADCILIVGLGDQEPTLGQLEQMLENTAVRALKQLVLLHREEGSGPTRTVEWLNMRSWCSGHLHLRCPRRLFSRRSPAKLHELYEKVFSKRANRHSDFSRLARVLTGNTIALVLGGGGARGCSHIGVLKALEEAGVPVDLVGGTSIGSFIGALYAEERSASRTKQRAREWAKSMTSVLEPMLDLTYPVTSMFTGSAFNRSIHRVFQDKQIEDLWLPYFNVTTDITASAMRVHKDGCVWRYVRASASYCPYLPPLCDPKDGHLLVDGCYVNNVPADIARSMGAKTVIAIDVGSQDETDLSTYGDSLSGWWLLWKRLNPWADKVKVPDMAEIQSRLAYVSCVRQLEVVKSSSYCEYLRPPIDCFKTMDFGKFDQIYDVGYQYGKAVFGGWSRGDVIEKMLTDRRSTDLNESRRADVLAFPSSGFTDLAEIVSRIEPPTSYVSDGCADGEESDCLTEYEEDAGPDCSRDEGGSPEGASPSTASASEMEEEKTVLRHRRFLPQEPPSSAADT from the exons ATGGGGACACCGAGTCACGGGCTGAATACGACTTCCTCGGGGGCGGAGGCGAAGTGGGATGAGACCCGGGACGTCCTTGCCCCCTCCGAGGAGGGCCCGGCCGGACGGATATGCGGTGCGCAGCCAGTGCCATTCGTCCCACAGGTGCTGGGCGTGATGATCGGGGCCGGAGTGGCGGTGCTGGTCACGGCCGTGCTCATCCTCCTGGTGGTGCGGAGGCTGCGAGTGCCGA AGACCCCAGCCCCCGAAGGCCCCCGGTATCGGTTCCGGAAGAGGGACAAAGTGCTTTTCTATGGCCGGAAGATTATGCGGAAG GTGTCACAATCCACTTCCTCCCTGGTGGACGCCTCTGTCTCCACCACTTCCCGTCCCCGTATGAAGAAGAAACTTAAGATGCTCAACATTGCCAAGAA GATCCTGCGTATCCAGAAAGAGACACCAACACTTCAGCGGAAGGAGCCCCCGCCCGCAGTGCTGGAGGCTGACCTGACTGAGGGTGACCTGGCCAACTCCCACCTGCCCTCCGAGGTGCTATACATGCTCAAGAATGTCCG GGTGCTGGGCCACTTTGAGAAGCCACTCTTCCTGGAGCTGTGCCGGCACATGGTCTTCCAGCGGCTCAGCCAGGGCGACTATGTCTTCCGGCCAGGCCAGCCGGATGCCAGCATCTACGTGGTGCAGGATGGGCTGCTGGAGCTCTGCCTGCCAGGGCCT GATGGGAAGGAGTGCGTCGTGAAGGAAGTGGTCCCTGGAGACAGTGTCAACAGCCTCCTGAGCATCCTGGATGTCATCACT GGTCACCAGCATCCCCAGCGGACCGTGTCTGCCCGGGCAGCCCGTGACTCCACCGTGCTTCGGCTGCCTGTGGAGGCCTTCTCTGCCGTCTTCACCAAGTACCCCGAGAGCTTGGTGCGGGTGGTGCAG ATCATCATGGTAAGACTGCAGAGAGTCACCTTCCTGGCGCTTCACAACTACCTGGGTCTGACCAATGAGCTCTTCAGTCAT GAGATCCAGCCCTTACGCCTGTTCCCTAGCCCTGGCCTCCCAAGCCGCACCAGCCCAGTGCGTGGCTCCAAGAGGATGATCAGCACATCAGCTACCGAGGAGCCCCGGGAGACCCCTGGCCGGCCGCCTGACCCCACTGGGTCCTCACTGCCTGGACCTATAG GGGACCCCACGAAGCCCACATCCTTGGAagcacccccagcccctctgctgagTCGCTGCATCTCCATGCCAGTGGACATCTCAG GCTTGCAGGGCGGCCCCCGCTCTGACTTCGACATGGCATATGAACGTGGCCGGATCTCTGTGTCCCTGCAAGAAGAGGCCTCTGGGGGGCCCCAGGCAGCCCCTGCTCGG ACCCCAACTCAGGAGCCCCGGGAGCAGCCGGCGGGCGCCTGTGAGTACAGCTACTGTGAGGACGAGTCAGCCAGCGGTGGCTGCCCCTTCGGGCCCTACCAGGGCCGCCAGACAAGCAGCATCTTTGAAGCGGCAAAGCGGGAACTGGCCAAGCTGATGAGGATTGAG gaCCCCTCCCTCCTCAATAGCCGAGTTTTGCTGCATCACGCCAAAGCTGGCACCGTCATTGCCCGCCAGGGGGACCAG GATGTGAGCCTGCACTTCATTCTTTGGGGCTGCCTGCATGTGTACCAGCGCATGATCGACAAGGCGGAGGACGTGTGTCTGTTCGTGGCACAGCCAGGGGAGCTGGTGGGGCAGCTGGCGGTGCTCACCGGGGAACCCCTCATCTTCACACTGCGTGCCCAGCGAGACTGCACCTTCCTGCGCATCTCCAAGTCCGACTTTTATGA GATCATGCGTGCACAGCCCAGTGTGGTGCTGAGCGCTGCGCACACGGTGGCCGCGAGGATGTCGCCCTTTGTGCGCCAGATGGACTTTGCCATAGACTGGACGGCGGTGGAGGCCGGACGAGCGTTGTACAG GCAGGGTGACCGCTCTGACTGCACCTACATAGTGCTCAATGGGCGGCTGCGCAGCGTCATCCAGCGTGGCAGCGGCAAGAAGGAGCTGGTGGGGGAGTATGGCCGTGGGGACCTCATCGGAGTG GTTGAGGCGCTGACCCGGCAGCCGCGAGCCACGACGGTGCACGCAGTGCGCGACACAGAGCTGGCCAAGCTCCCAGAGGGCACCTTGGGCCACATCAAACGTCGGTACCCGCAG GTTGTGACTCGCCTTATCCACCTGTTAAGCCAGAAAATTCTAGGGAATTTGCAGCAGCTGCAAGGACCCTTCCCAG GCTCCGGGCTGGGTGTCCCCCCACACTCGGAACTCACCAACCCAGCCAGCAACCTGTCTACGGTGGCCGTCCTGCCTGTGTGTGCTGAGGTGCCCATGATGGCCTTCACACTGGAGCTCCAGCACGCTCTGCAAGCCATTG GTCCCACACTCCTCCTCAACAGTGACATCATCCGGGCACGCCTGGGAGCCTCTGCGCTGGATAG CATCCAAGAGTTCCGCCTGTCAGGGTGGCTGGCGCAGCAGGAGGATGCGCACCGCATAGTGCTCTACCAGACAGACGCTTCACTGACGCCCTGGACCGTGCGCTGCCTGCGTCAGGCTGACTGTATTCTCATTGTGGGCCTGGGCGACCAGGAGCCCACTCTCGGCCAG CTGGAACAGATGCTCGAGAACACCGCAGTGCGCGCCCTCAAGCAGCTTGTGCTGCTGCACCGTGAGGAGGGCTCCGGCCCCACGCGCACCGTGGAGTGGCTCAACATGCGCAGCTGGTGCTCGGGGCACCTGCATCTGCGCTGTCCACGCCGACTCTTCTCCCGCCGCAGCCCTGCCAAGCTG CATGAGCTCTATGAGAAGGTTTTCTCCAAGCGCGCAAACCGGCACAGCGACTTCTCCCGCTTGGCGCGGGTGCTCACAGGAAACACCATTGCCCTGGTATTGGGCGGGGGTGGAGCCAG AGGCTGCTCACATATTGGGGTGCTGAAGGCACTAGAGGAGGCAGGAGTACCAGTTGACCTGGTGGGTGGCACATCCATCGGCTCCTTCATTGGGGCTCTGTACGCAGAGGAGCGCAGTGCCAGCCGCACTAAGCAACGAGCCCGGGAATGGGCCAAG AGCATGACTTCGGTGCTGGAGCCCATGTTGGACCTCACATACCCTGTCACCTCCATGTTCACCGGTTCAGCCTTTAACCGCAGCATCCACCGTgtcttccaagataagcagatTGAG GACCTGTGGCTGCCGTACTTCAACGTGACCACAGACATCACAGCCTCAGCCATGCGTGTCCACAAAGATG GCTGCGTTTGGCGTTACGTCCGAGCCAGTGCCTCCTACTGCCCCTACCTGCCCCCACTCTGCGACCCCAAGGACGGGCACCTGCTGGTGGACGGGTGCTACGTTAACAACGTGCCAG CGGACATCGCCCGCAGCATGGGTGCCAAAACAGTCATCGCCATCGACGTGGGGAGCCAGGACGAGACAGACCTCAGTACCTATGGGGATAGCCTGTCTGGCTGGTGGCTGCTATGGAAGCGGCTGAACCCCTGGGCAGACAAGGTGAAGGTTCCAGACATGGCAGAGATCCAGTCCCGCCTGGCGTATGTGTCCTGTGTGCGGCAGCTTGAGGTCGTCAAGTCCAGCTCCTACTGCGAGTACCTGCGCCCACCCATTGACTGCTTCAAGACCATGGACTTCGGGAAGTTCGACCAGATCTAT GATGTGGGCTACCAGTACGGGAAGGCCGTGTTTGGAGGCTGGAGCCGGGGCGATGTCATCGAGAAGATGCTGACAGACCGGCGCTCTACAGACCTCAACGAGAGCCGCCGTGCCGAC GTGCTCGCCTTCCCAAGCTCTGGCTTCACTGACTTGGCGGAGATCGTGTCGCGGATTGAGCCCCCCACCAGCTACGTCTCCGACGGCTGTGCTGACG GGGAGGAGTCGGACTGCCTGACGGAGTACGAGGAGGACGCGGGACCCGACTGCTCGAGGGACGAAGGCGGCTCCCCCGAGGGCGCGAGCCCCAGCACGGCCTCAGCCTCGGAGATG gaggaggagaagacagTCCTCCGGCACCGGCGCTTCCTGCCCCAGGAGCCTCCCAGCTCAGCTGCAGACACTTGA